The sequence GGAATCGCCTTTTTCAAAAGCCAGGGCAATGTCCTGGATCCCGTTAGTGACCAGGTTTAACCACAATAATTGCACTGCTTTGAATGGTAGTGGCATCCCTACAATGATAGGTATGGCTACCAATACAATTTCTGCCAGGCCGGTTGATATCAGCAGGTAAATGATTTTACGAAGGTTATTATACGTATTCCTGCCTTCTTCAACGCCCGCAGCAATTGAAGCAAAATTATTATCTGTAATAATAATGGATGAATTGTCTTTGGTAAGATCAGTGCCCGATCCCATTGCAATTCCTATATGCGCGGATTTTAAGGCTGGCGCATCATTTACACCGTCACCTGTAACAGCTACATAATGACCCAAAGCTTTTTTACTGTCGACGATCAGTTTTTTCTGCAGGGGTGTTACCCTGGCAAATACAGTTTTATTGGCAATGGTTTTCAGCAGAGTTTCCGGTGCATTCTGTTCTATTGCTGCCAGTTCCTTTCCTGTCATCAATTGGTCGTTAGTACCGGCGATACCCAATCGTTTTGAAATGGTGAGTGCAGTTGCCGGATGGTCGCCGGTTACCATTGCCACTTCAATGCCCGCTTCCCGGCATAAATTTATGGCTTCAATTGCTTCTGGTCTCAAAGGATCAATTAACCCGACCAGACCATTTAGCTCCAGCTCGCCAATTTTGGAAATATCAGTCGTTTCTACCTTGCCTGCTGCTAATGCAAGCACCCTGAAACCATCCGCTGCCATCGCTTCCGATTCATTGAAACAGAGTTCTTTCCCGGTATGTGACAAATGCCTGCTGACCACTTCAACGGCCCCTTTCATGGAAAAATACAGCTGTTCACCTATTGTGTAAAATACCCCTGAATATTTATTTTCAGATTCGTAAGGCACTAGCTGAACAATGCTGATGTCTTTAGTAAAGAATGCAGGGTTTTGCCCGGCTTTATAAGCCAGCGCCCGTAAAGCCACATCTACCGCATCTCCGCTATGTTCCCATTTATTCTCGAGCTTGCGTAAAATGCCTTCATTACTTAATAATGCCGATTGCAGGAAATTAAATAACAATTCATCAGCAGCAGTTATTGCCTTGCCATCCTGATGGGTTATGGCACCATTCCCACTATAGCCATCGCCCGAAACAGTCAGCCTTTTACCATCTGGTAATAAAATAGTTTTTACCGATTGCTGGTCCATGGTTAGGGTGCCCGTTTTATCAGAAGCGATAAGCGTACAACTGCCCAGGCCCTCCACAGCCGGAAGCCTGCGCACGATTACATTTCGTTTAGCCATCCTGTTTGTTCCAATGGCAAGGGCTACCGTGAGTGCTACCGGTAGTCCTTCAGGAATGGCTGAAACACCGGCGGCTACCATAAAAAAGAATATTTCGGTGGCTGGCATTCCCCTTAAATATCCAACCACTCCTAAAATCGTACATATCACCAATACCGCTACGCTCATGTTTTTCGAAAAAGCTTCCATCCGGTTGACCAGGGGTGGTTTTTCCGGTAACGTGGTGCTTAAGGATGATGCAATCTTTCCAATCTCAGTTCTGGAACCTGTATGCACCACTATTCCGCTGCCTCGTCCTTTAAGCACTGTCGTAGCTGCAAAAGCCATATTTATCTGGTCTCCGATTGCAAGTTCATTGTCGAATACCTGTTTTTCATCTTTATAAATAGCCATTGATTCACCGGTCAATAAAGACTCTTCAACCAGCAGTTCATTGCTGTGGATCAACCGAAGGTCAGCGGGGATCTTTAACCCTGATTCCAATAATACCAGGTCACCGGGTACCAGTTCTTCGGCATCAACAGTAATAATTTTGCCATCCCGCTTTATGCGGGCATGCACATGGATCATTTGTTGTAATGCTTCCGCACTGCTTTCTGCTTTATATTCCTGCCAGGTACCTAAAATGGCATTGATCGTAATAATGATAAGAATAAAAATGCCATCACTTATTTCACTTACTATAAATGAAATAATTGCAGCTCCAATCAGTACATAAATAAGCGGACTTAGAAACTGGCTAAAAAAAATGGAGAGTAATGATTTGCCCTTGTGCCTTGGTATCTTATTGAGCCCGAATTTTGCCCTGCGTTCGGCGATTTCTGCCGAGGATAGGCCATCCCAGGTGCTGTTTATTGAAGAAATCGCCTCTTCAATGCTAAGCTGATACCATGTTTTCATGTTTGTGCTGACTCTGTGGCATAATATACATTAGTTTCATTAGCTTTTCACAAAACTTGATGCCTATGCCCAGGATTTTGCAAATATTGCTGGCTGTTGTACTTGCCGGACTTATCCTATATATTGGTCGTTCCCTTTTCATACCACTCAGTTTTGCATTACTGATCAGTTTTATCCTTTATCCAGTATGCAAATGGATGGAAAAAAAAGGGATCAATGGAACCTTAGCCATTTTTATTAACCTTATAATCGTCACTGCATTTTTAGGTAGTATTCTGTTCCTGCTCATCAACCAGCTGAATACCTTTGGAACAGAATGGCCCCTGCTGGAAAATAAACTACATGAATCATACCGGCAATTTTCTGCCTACCTGAAAACCGATTGGAATATCTCTTCGGAACAACAGCAAATCTGGTTGCAACAATTCAGTGAAAACTCTACAACACATTTATTTGGCCTTTTGCAGCAAACCATTAGTGCATCAGTTGTTTCTCTCGTGCTACTGTTACTGATCCCGATCTACAGTTTCCTGATCCTGTTTTACAGGGTGCGGCTATTGAAAGCCCTTATTATGATATTACCAGATAAATATCGCACAGGGATAAAGGAAATAGTACAATTGGCAATAGATTCTTATTATGGTTTTATTAAAGGGATGCTGATTGTTTATTTGATCGTGGGCATACTAAATAGCCTTGGATTATTATTACTGGGTATTCCACATGCAATTTTATTTGGTTGCATTGCTGCCATATTGACTTTCATACCATATGTCGGGATTATGGTTGCTTCGCTGTTTCCTATTACACTGGCCTGGGTAACCTATAATTCCATCTGGTATCCTGTTGGGGTTATTGCCATTTTTGCCATTGTTCAATACCTTGAAGCCAACCTGATTTTCCCCTGGGCTGTTGCCCGAAAGCTGAACCTGAACACGCTGATGACAATTGTTGCAATAATTATTGGTGGTATTCTCTGGGGGGCTGCAGGTATGATTCTGTTTGTACCCTTTGCTGCCATCCTGAAACTGGTCGCCGAACGGGTTAAAGGCGGTGAAGGACTGGCCGTTTTGCTGGGTGATGGAAAATTGTAAAACTATCACTTGTTAGTTAACAGGCGGGTTTCTTTACCTTTGAAACTTAATTTTCATTCCTTGCATATGAAAGAAGTCTATATTATTGCTGCGGTCAGGACACCCATCGGCAGTTTTGGGGGCAGCCTGAAAGAGTTTTCAGCCACACGCCTGGGTGCTATTGCTATTCAAGGGGCTCTCCAAAAAGCGGGTATCCCACCTCACCAGGTAAATGATGTCATGATGGGTTCGGTGATCCAGGCAAACCTCGGCCAGGCACCTGCGAGACAGGCGGCAAAGTTCGCCGGATTGCCCAATGAAGTGAATTGCACTACAATTAATAAAGTTTGCGCCAGTGGCATGAAGTCCATCGCCCTCGGCGTGCAGGGTATCCTGCTTGGCGATGCTGATGTTGTCGTTGCCGGAGGGATGGAAAGTATGAGTAATGTGCCTTATTATTCTGAAACAATGCGTTGGGGAAATAAATATGGTAATGTAATGTTGACCGACGGTTTGGCAAAAGACGGATTAACCGATGTTTACGATGGTAAAGCCATGGGAAATGCTGCAGAATTATGCGCACGCGAATGTGGTATTAGCCGGGAAGAACAGGATCAGTTTGCCATTGAAAGTTACCGTCGCAGCCAGGCCGCATGGGATTCCGGCAAATTCGATGCTGAAATAGTGCCTGTTCCCATTCCCCAAAAAAAAGGTGACCCCGTGATGTTTAGCCGGGATGAAGAACCCTGGAATGTAAAATTTGATAAGATTCCGGAATTAAAACCTGCTTTCCAGAAAGATGGTACTGTTACTGCAGCGAATGCCTCTACTATGAACGATGGTGCTGCAGCCCTCGTGCTCATGAGTAAGGAAAAAGCTGCAGAATTGAAGGTGAAACCCATCGGTCGTATCCTTTCCTATGCAGATGCTGAACAAGCTCCTGAATGGTTTACTACAAGTCCGGCATTGGCGGTTCCAATAGCCGTTAATAAAGCCGGACTAACCATGAACGATATTAGTTTCTGGGAATTGAATGAAGCTTTTGCTGTGGTTGGCATTGAAAATAGCCGGCGGATGAAACTGGATCCCGCAACTGTAAACGTACATGGCGGGGCAGTTTCAATTGGTCATCCGTTAGGATGTAGCGGGGCAAGGATAATTGTGACCTTACTGCATATCTTAAAAGCCAATAAAGCACGATATGGTGCAGCGGGCATATGTAATGGCGGGGGAGGTGCCTCTGCTATGGTAATAGAAAACATTCAATAACAAGTGGCACAGATAAAACCTGCCGGTGAACAGGAAGCCTGTCTGATCGCATCCCTTAGCCGCCCCAGAACTTTCAGGAAGCATTTGCCCCATTCAATTCAAAATCTGATATGGCGCTTTTCCTGGAAACGCAGTTTACAACCAGCATGCTGTTTTGGCAGGGAAAAGGGTTCCCGACGGTTTGCCTGGGTGTTTGGGAACGGAATGAAAAAGCCATCAGGTTTTACCTGAAAAATGGGTTCGAAAAATTGGGGAGCCCTATTTTTTTATTGGGAAATCATCCCCAAACCGACTGGTTAATGGGTAAAAACCTATAGGGTTTGGTTAAATTTTTAACTTTTAAGGCATATTCCGGTATAACTGTATATGGCCGAATCTATCAAAGTCTTAATTTCAATAAAACAACTACCTCATGAAACGCATCATTGTGCTTTCCCTGTTCGCTGCGTATATACTGGGCGCCTGTAAAAAAGAAAGTTCAGCCACTCCTGATCCGACGCCTACGCCACCTGTAGTTTCTGAAGCGGACAAGGTGAAGGACACTGCCCTTGAGATTGCCCGGGATATTTACCTGTGGTATGATCAAATTCCTTCCACCTTTAATCCACGCACATTTGCAGATCCCGATAAAGTTATGCAGGGTATCAGGCCTTATAGTATTGAAACTGGTTTTACAAAAGCGGTAGACCGGTGGAGTTTTGGGATCAAACAGGCAGAATGGGATAATGCCAGTAGTGGTATCAGCGGTGACCTTGGAATAGGCATATTTTTCCTCAGTGCTAACGACCTTAGGGTTTCCTATGTTGAAAAAGAATCCGCTGCAGGACTGGCAGGTGTTCAAAGAAGCTGGCGGATTACCAAGATCAACGGCAGTACGGCCATTAATACCTCCAGTTCCAGTATAGATTTTATTGTAAATGCGATATACGGCGGGTCACAGGCAAACATTACTTTTCAGAAACCTGATGGATCAAGCGTGGATTTGGCATTAACGCCTTCAACCTACAATGAACAGCCCCTGATACTGGATACAGTGTACACCAGTGGCGGCAAAAATGTAGGTTATTTTATTTTGAATTCCTTCCTGGGAGATACCACTGAGATCAAAAATGGTTTCAGCAACATTTTTGCAAAATTTGCGGCAAAGAATGTTACTGATATCATAGTTGACCTTCGGTATAATGGGGGTGGTTATGTTTTGTTACAGGAGGAACTTGCCAACTACCTGGCTCCAAATGGCGAAAACGGTAAAATGATGTATTCACAATCCTTCAATGATAAGTATTCGCAGTACAACCGTATTGAGAATTTTGTCAAAAAAGGATCTGTTAATCCGGCAAAGATCGTCTTCATCATTTCACAAAATACCGCTTCAGCGAGTGAGGCACTGGTCAATATTATGACACCGCATGTTGAGGTTAAAACAGTAGGTCCAAGTGCTTCGCATGGTAAACCAGTAGGCTTCTTTAACATTCCGGTAGGAGACTGGTATGTTTTCCCTGTTTCTTTGCGGATTGTCAACAGCCTGAACGAAGGCAATTATTTTGATGGTTTTACCCCGGATAACCAGGTGATGGACGGACTGGATAAGCCTTGGGGAGATGTATCGGAAGATTGTCTCGCCAGTGCCTTGAAATACCTCACAACCGGATCATTTAAAGCAGAGACCCGGGACAATATCCGTACTGACCTGGATATGATCCGCAGTTATAATACCATTCGGTCCAATAAATATAAATTCATGGTAGAATCTAGGAAGAATATCCCCGGACTACGCTAAAAATAACCTGATTAATTTGCAAAGGCCCCGCACAACGGGGCTTTTTGCTGCACTTATATCAATTTTTGTGCGTTTGGTGCTTAACCAATATTTTTGCCACTCCTAAAAGTTATTGAATGGCAAGAATAATCGCATATAGAGAAGCACTTCGTGAAGCTATGAATGAAGAGTTTCGCAGGGATGACCGGGTTTTCCTGATGGGTGAGGAAGTTGCAGAATACAATGGTGCCTATAAAGTAAGTCAGGGCATGCTGGATGAATTCGGTGAGAAAAGAGTGATGGATACCCCTATTTCTGAATTGGGATTTACGGCAATAGCAGTAGGTGCTGCACAGAATGGACTTCGTCCGATAGTTGAATATATGACCTGGAACTTCGCTGTGCTGGCCATGGACCAGATTTTGAACACTGCATCCAAAATGCTGGCGATGAGCGGTGGTCAACTTTCCTGCCCCATAGTATTTCGTGGGGCCAACGGATCGGCAGGTCAGTTAGGCGCCCAACACTCAACAGCGTTTGAGAGCTATTATGCCAATATTCCAGGAATTAAGGTCGTCTCTCCAAGCAATCCCTATGATGCAAAAGGGCTATTGAAACAGGCTATCCGGTATGAGGAAGACCCGGTGATCTTTATGGAGAGTGAAGTGATGTATGGTGATAAAGGAGAAGTTCCTGAAGAAGAATATTATATACCACTTGGTAAAGCAGATATTAAAAAAGACGGAAAGGATGTTACCATCGTTTCCTTTAATAAAATGATGAAAGTGGCCCTCGGAGCAGCAGCGGAACTTGAAAAAGAGGGTATAAGTGCTGAAGTGATTGACCTGCGGTCAATTCGTCCGCTCGATTGGATGACCATCCTAGAAAGCGTGAAGAAAACTAATCGCCTGGTTATTGTTGAAGAACAGTGGCCGTTTGCCTCTATCTCATCAGAAATTTCTTACCGGATACAAAAAGAAGGATTTGATTTCCTGGATGCACCAATCCGGCGCATTACAGCTGCTGATGCCCCCCTTCATTACGCCCCGAACCTGGTTGCCGCAGCTTTACCTGATGTTACACGTACGGTTAAACTGGTAAAAGAAGTGATGTATCTTAAAAAATAATTAGCTATAAAGAGCCGCCTTAACCAGCGGCTTTTTTGTTGTAATAATTAATAAAGAACGAAAAATTTAGTTATTCACCATACTCAGTACACTTCCAATTGTGAGTAACAGGCAATAGCTGTAGGCCATCAATACACCAGCCAATACCACCAGCTTTGCGGTTAATTGCCAGACACTTACTTCGTGGGTTGTCTTAAGTGGGTGTTGCAGGGTGTTCATAGTTGGATAGTTTAAATTTTTCAACGGATATATCAAAAATACATTGTATAAAGTGGTATGTCAAGACGGCTTCTACCCAATTTAATACCGTAATTTTACGATTGACTTTGATAACCTGCGACGACTAAAACAGCCGTTAAATCGGTACTTTTGAGTCGCACCGCAAAAAACAATAGCATGTCAAATATCCTGATCATAGACGACGAAAGGGCCATCAGAAAAACACTTGGAGAAATTTTATCCTATGAAGGCTACAAAATTGAAGAAGCCTCAGACGGTGAAGAAGGCCTTAAGAAATTCAAAGAAAAAGCCTTTGACGTAGTGCTTTGTGATATTAAAATGCCTAAACTGGATGGTATTGAATTCCTTGACAAAGCCCGTGAAACGAACCCGGACATTCCTATCATTATGATCTCGGGACATGGCACCATTGAAACAGCTGTGGAGGCAGTTAAAAAGGGCGCTTTTGATTATATTTCCAAACCTCCGGACCTTAACCGCTTATTGATAACCCTCAGGAATGCCATGGACAAAACCTCCCTGGTGACCGAAACCAAGGTGTTGAAACGCAGGGTAAGCAAAGTACAGGAAATGATTGGAGATGCATCTGCTATACAAAGAATAAAAGATACGATCGAAAAGGTAGCACCCACAGAGGCAAGGGTATTAATTACCGGTGAAAATGGGGTGGGTAAGGAACTTGTTGCCCGCTGGCTGCATGAAAAAAGTAACAGGGCCAATGGGCCGTTAATTGAAGTGAACTGTGCGGCTATTCCGGGAGAGTTAATCGAAAGTGAATTGTTCGGACATGAAAAAGGTTCCTTTACTTCAGCCATAAAACAGCGGATCGGTAAATTTGAGCAGGCCAATGGGGGCACCTTATTCCTTGATGAAATAGGTGATATGAGCCTGAGTGCCCAGGCCAAGGTACTTAGGGCATTACAGGAAGGAAAGATCACCCGCGTTGGCGGAGATAAGGAATTGTCTGTGGATGTACGGGTTATTGCCGCTACAAATAAAGACCTCCTGAAAGAAGTTGAAGATAAAAATTTTCGCCTCGATCTATATCACCGGTTAAGTGTAATCCTTATCCATGTGCCTTCCCTGAATGACCGCAGGGAGGATATCCCCCTTCTGGTCGATAAGTTCCTCGAAAATATCTGTGCTGAATATGGTATAGCCAAAAAGGAAATTGATAAGGAAGCGCTGGAAAGCCTCAAGCAATACAACTGGACGGGCAACATCCGTGAACTAAGGAATGTAGTGGAACGACTCGTGATATTATCTGGCAAAACCATTACCCGCGAAGACGTTATTAATAACGTGGTTCCTAAATCCTGAAATGATCGAAACTGGCAGGCTTAACAAATTCTTTGCGAATGGACTGTCATAATTTTTCCTTTTCCGTTACAAATACTGGTAATAAACGCCATTTTTGACGCAGAATGGTATTTTTGTCCGAATATAAAAAACGCTGAATGTCATCGAATCAAATCCTGATCGTAGTCCTGATTTCCCTTCTTCTGGTTTTATTACCTGCCTTTGGCCTTTCAAAACTCTTCCATAAAGCCGGGGTCCCCGGATGGAAAGCCTTTGTGCCTTTTTATAATACCTGGGAGATGATTCAGATCGCCGAACGTCCAAAACATTGGTTTTTCTGGCAAT comes from Flavihumibacter fluvii and encodes:
- a CDS encoding cation-translocating P-type ATPase, which translates into the protein MKTWYQLSIEEAISSINSTWDGLSSAEIAERRAKFGLNKIPRHKGKSLLSIFFSQFLSPLIYVLIGAAIISFIVSEISDGIFILIIITINAILGTWQEYKAESSAEALQQMIHVHARIKRDGKIITVDAEELVPGDLVLLESGLKIPADLRLIHSNELLVEESLLTGESMAIYKDEKQVFDNELAIGDQINMAFAATTVLKGRGSGIVVHTGSRTEIGKIASSLSTTLPEKPPLVNRMEAFSKNMSVAVLVICTILGVVGYLRGMPATEIFFFMVAAGVSAIPEGLPVALTVALAIGTNRMAKRNVIVRRLPAVEGLGSCTLIASDKTGTLTMDQQSVKTILLPDGKRLTVSGDGYSGNGAITHQDGKAITAADELLFNFLQSALLSNEGILRKLENKWEHSGDAVDVALRALAYKAGQNPAFFTKDISIVQLVPYESENKYSGVFYTIGEQLYFSMKGAVEVVSRHLSHTGKELCFNESEAMAADGFRVLALAAGKVETTDISKIGELELNGLVGLIDPLRPEAIEAINLCREAGIEVAMVTGDHPATALTISKRLGIAGTNDQLMTGKELAAIEQNAPETLLKTIANKTVFARVTPLQKKLIVDSKKALGHYVAVTGDGVNDAPALKSAHIGIAMGSGTDLTKDNSSIIITDNNFASIAAGVEEGRNTYNNLRKIIYLLISTGLAEIVLVAIPIIVGMPLPFKAVQLLWLNLVTNGIQDIALAFEKGDSSVMKQSPRKPNESIFDRQMVLQVFISAGIMSIVTFSCWYLLLNIWHYEEKHARVIVIMLMVFLQNFHVLNCRSESASVFSVKLHHNYVILIGITLAQLVHICAAYMPGLKDMLHLEPISWLEWGLLLPAALLIIAGMELFKTISVINKKGPS
- a CDS encoding AI-2E family transporter is translated as MPRILQILLAVVLAGLILYIGRSLFIPLSFALLISFILYPVCKWMEKKGINGTLAIFINLIIVTAFLGSILFLLINQLNTFGTEWPLLENKLHESYRQFSAYLKTDWNISSEQQQIWLQQFSENSTTHLFGLLQQTISASVVSLVLLLLIPIYSFLILFYRVRLLKALIMILPDKYRTGIKEIVQLAIDSYYGFIKGMLIVYLIVGILNSLGLLLLGIPHAILFGCIAAILTFIPYVGIMVASLFPITLAWVTYNSIWYPVGVIAIFAIVQYLEANLIFPWAVARKLNLNTLMTIVAIIIGGILWGAAGMILFVPFAAILKLVAERVKGGEGLAVLLGDGKL
- a CDS encoding acetyl-CoA C-acyltransferase yields the protein MKEVYIIAAVRTPIGSFGGSLKEFSATRLGAIAIQGALQKAGIPPHQVNDVMMGSVIQANLGQAPARQAAKFAGLPNEVNCTTINKVCASGMKSIALGVQGILLGDADVVVAGGMESMSNVPYYSETMRWGNKYGNVMLTDGLAKDGLTDVYDGKAMGNAAELCARECGISREEQDQFAIESYRRSQAAWDSGKFDAEIVPVPIPQKKGDPVMFSRDEEPWNVKFDKIPELKPAFQKDGTVTAANASTMNDGAAALVLMSKEKAAELKVKPIGRILSYADAEQAPEWFTTSPALAVPIAVNKAGLTMNDISFWELNEAFAVVGIENSRRMKLDPATVNVHGGAVSIGHPLGCSGARIIVTLLHILKANKARYGAAGICNGGGGASAMVIENIQ
- a CDS encoding GNAT family N-acetyltransferase translates to MALFLETQFTTSMLFWQGKGFPTVCLGVWERNEKAIRFYLKNGFEKLGSPIFLLGNHPQTDWLMGKNL
- a CDS encoding S41 family peptidase, with translation MKRIIVLSLFAAYILGACKKESSATPDPTPTPPVVSEADKVKDTALEIARDIYLWYDQIPSTFNPRTFADPDKVMQGIRPYSIETGFTKAVDRWSFGIKQAEWDNASSGISGDLGIGIFFLSANDLRVSYVEKESAAGLAGVQRSWRITKINGSTAINTSSSSIDFIVNAIYGGSQANITFQKPDGSSVDLALTPSTYNEQPLILDTVYTSGGKNVGYFILNSFLGDTTEIKNGFSNIFAKFAAKNVTDIIVDLRYNGGGYVLLQEELANYLAPNGENGKMMYSQSFNDKYSQYNRIENFVKKGSVNPAKIVFIISQNTASASEALVNIMTPHVEVKTVGPSASHGKPVGFFNIPVGDWYVFPVSLRIVNSLNEGNYFDGFTPDNQVMDGLDKPWGDVSEDCLASALKYLTTGSFKAETRDNIRTDLDMIRSYNTIRSNKYKFMVESRKNIPGLR
- a CDS encoding pyruvate dehydrogenase complex E1 component subunit beta; its protein translation is MARIIAYREALREAMNEEFRRDDRVFLMGEEVAEYNGAYKVSQGMLDEFGEKRVMDTPISELGFTAIAVGAAQNGLRPIVEYMTWNFAVLAMDQILNTASKMLAMSGGQLSCPIVFRGANGSAGQLGAQHSTAFESYYANIPGIKVVSPSNPYDAKGLLKQAIRYEEDPVIFMESEVMYGDKGEVPEEEYYIPLGKADIKKDGKDVTIVSFNKMMKVALGAAAELEKEGISAEVIDLRSIRPLDWMTILESVKKTNRLVIVEEQWPFASISSEISYRIQKEGFDFLDAPIRRITAADAPLHYAPNLVAAALPDVTRTVKLVKEVMYLKK
- a CDS encoding sigma-54-dependent transcriptional regulator → MSNILIIDDERAIRKTLGEILSYEGYKIEEASDGEEGLKKFKEKAFDVVLCDIKMPKLDGIEFLDKARETNPDIPIIMISGHGTIETAVEAVKKGAFDYISKPPDLNRLLITLRNAMDKTSLVTETKVLKRRVSKVQEMIGDASAIQRIKDTIEKVAPTEARVLITGENGVGKELVARWLHEKSNRANGPLIEVNCAAIPGELIESELFGHEKGSFTSAIKQRIGKFEQANGGTLFLDEIGDMSLSAQAKVLRALQEGKITRVGGDKELSVDVRVIAATNKDLLKEVEDKNFRLDLYHRLSVILIHVPSLNDRREDIPLLVDKFLENICAEYGIAKKEIDKEALESLKQYNWTGNIRELRNVVERLVILSGKTITREDVINNVVPKS